One part of the Solanum dulcamara chromosome 3, daSolDulc1.2, whole genome shotgun sequence genome encodes these proteins:
- the LOC129883058 gene encoding ATP sulfurylase 1, chloroplastic-like has protein sequence MATMASLFLKTPGPSQSLPKTHKTHFVLPLNLPLSWRSKYRAGSGTASARIRCGLIEPDGGKLVELVVEEPQRDLKRRQALSLPQIKLSKIDIQWVHVLSEGWASPLKGFMRESEFLQTLHFNSLRLGDGSVVNMSVPIVLAIDDSYKNNIGDSSSVALVDDKDKPIAILNDVEIYKHNKEERTARTWGTTAPGLPYAEQAITHAGNWLIGGDLEVIEPIKYHDGLDRFRLSPAELRDEFTRRNADAVFAFQLRNPVHNGHALLMTDTRRRLLEMGYKNPVLLLHPLGGYTKADDVPLQWRMKQHEMVLEDGVLDPETTVVSIFPSPMHYAGPTEVQWHAKARINAGANFYIVGRDPAGMGHPLEKRDLYDADHGKKVLSMAPGLERLNILPFKVAAYDKTQNRMAFFDPSRPQDFLFISGTKMRALAKNKESPPDGFMCPGGWKVLVDYYDSLTPSENGKVPEPVAV, from the exons ATGGCGACTATGGCTTCTCTTTTTCTCAAAACCCCAGGTCCATCTCAATCTCTACCCAAAACCCACAAAACCCATTTCGTTTTACCTCTCAATCTCCCACTTTCATGGCGTTCCAAGTATCGGGCCGGGTCGGGGACGGCGTCGGCCCGAATCCGGTGCGGGCTGATCGAGCCCGATGGTGGGAAACTTGTGGAGCTCGTAGTCGAGGAGCCACAAAGAGATTTGAAGAGGAGACAAGCTTTGTCTCTTCCACAGATCAAGTTATCGAAGATTGATATTCAATGGGTACATGTGCTCAGTGAAGGCTGGGCTAGCCCATTGAAAGGATTCATGAGAGAATCCGAGTTCCTCCAAACTCTTCATTTCAATTCGCTCCGACTTGGTGACGGCTCAGTCGTCAACATGTCGGTGCCGATTGTGCTCGCCATTGATGATTCTTATAAGAATAACATCGGTGATTCGAGCAGTGTTGCCCTTGTTGATGATAAGGACAAACCTATTGCCATTCTTAACGA TGTTGAGATCTACAAGCATAATAAAGAAGAACGGACAGCCAGAACTTGGGGAACCACTGCCCCAGGTCTACCTTATGCAGAGCAAGCAATAACTCATGCTGGAAACTGGCTAATTGGTGGTGATTTGGAAGTTATAGAACCAATCAAGTATCATGATGGTCTTGACAGGTTCCGTCTTTCCCCTGCTGAACTTCGAGATGAATTTACGAGGCGCAATGCAGATGCAGTGTTTGCTTTTCAACTCAGAAATCCAGTGCATAACGGTCACGCATTATTGATGACTGACACTCGTCGTCGACTTCTTGAGATGGGATACAAGAATCCTGTCCTTTTGCTTCATCCTCTTGGAGGTTACACAAAGGCAGATGATGTTCCACTTCAGTGGCGTATGAAGCAACATGAGATG GTACTTGAGGATGGGGTGCTTGATCCAGAAACCACCGTAGTCTCTATATTCCCATCTCCCATGCACTATGCTGGTCCAACAGAGGTTCAATGGCATGCAAAGGCCCGCATCAATGCAGGTGCTAACTTCTACATTGTGGGCCGTGATCCAGCTGGCATGGGCCATCCACTAGAGAAGAGGGATCTTTATGATGCAGATCATGGAAAGAAGGTACTCAGTATGGCTCCTGGGCTGGAGCGGCTGAATATCTTGCCTTTCAAG GTGGCTGCTTATGATAAAACTCAGAACAGAATGGCATTCTTTGATCCTTCTCGGCCTCAAGATTTCCTTTTCATATCAGGCACCAAG ATGCGAGCACTTGCAAAGAACAAAGAGAGCCCTCCAGATGGTTTTATGTGCCCTGGTGGTTGGAAGGTCTTGGTGGACTACTATGATAGTTTGACTCCATCTGAGAATGGCAAAGTTCCTGAACCTGTCGCAGTTTGA
- the LOC129883701 gene encoding calcium-transporting ATPase 12, plasma membrane-type-like, with amino-acid sequence MCDNILQVQLPPILTSPARKRWRWAFKILYTARALLSTARKIVAENKTELLSNFSRSQSYTTVDIEPECFSNINKPTLAKLVRVRDVQQFGGVDGLLFILKADAEKGILGDVKDIASRRIRFGTNTFKKPSINLLQILLKSLKDPNIIIVLLYVVLSLCFGIKKHGLKGCLDGGIILIALFLAISLSAYCNYWQKQQLYELCRPIETVPILVIRDGKDTRITLSEAVVGDVIRLKAGDQIPADGIYIGQQSLQIDESTITRKNDLVEVDNSSNMFLLSGSKVLKGNGRMIVTAVGMDTALAEIISPVCVNHDHKSLLQKKLHKLTSQIAKVGLAVSFLVLLVLLVRYFIGNMRNNGRKLFIGGKTSIQDVWKAFLGILATPVAIASGAIPEGLTLACALTIAYSTKKMIADQALVRSLSACEAMASATVICTNKEGVLTENSLQVSQFWLGKEYIGKSTFSSFAPEILDLLHEGMALNTTKIPPDGSSFEHIEDQIQKAILAWGNKSMNMDLQQLKKSCTLVHAESFNSEYQGRVLIRRNADSKVHVHHKGTPEAILEMCSRYYEETGDVKDINDDARAALQQTITNMKRDGLQCVGFAYRVVTAEHQIDHEGNFHPKLKEDDSILLAFVGLKAPCREQARKAVMNCQDAGVKIKIITKDDIHTARASAIDCGIIGPDHNTSTEEVIEGTTFQEYTEDERLEKVDNIRVIARASTLDKLLMVRCLQKKGHVVAVTGDRVGDAEALREANVGLSLGNQGTDTARNSSDIVIMDDNFASIARVLSWGRTTYNNVQIFTQYQLTATIASLVIDFVTAISANEPVTINIVTVISAGNVPYAMLQVLWVKLMVGTLAAVALTIDKPGTKLMQQPPTDKDEPFITNIMWKNILGQALYLISVLLTIQFTGESGYQLSDKEKDTMIFNIFVLCQLFNIFNLRKYEGGLLRELKTKRLFWGIVGMIVVIQVAMIEMLKKFACTERLNWQHWKVCIGIAALSWPISLLIKCIPVPNKPLFSCRKSQNFSYSRFGSSARI; translated from the coding sequence ATGTGTGACAACATCTTGCAAGTGCAGTTACCACCTATTTTAACCTCCCCCGCCAGGAAAAGATGGCGTTGGGCGTTTAAAATTCTCTATACTGCCAGGGCATTACTGTCTACAGCCAGGAAAATTGTTGCGGAAAACAAGACTGAGCTCTTGAGCAACTTTTCGCGCTCTCAATCTTACACAACAGTTGATATTGAACCAGAATGTTTTTCAAACATCAACAAACCAACCTTAGCAAAACTCGTTCGAGTTAGAGATGTTCAACAGTTTGGTGGGGTGGATGGcttgttgtttatcttgaaagCTGATGCTGAGAAGGGTATCCTAGGTGATGTTAAGGATATTGCTTCTCGGCGCATACGTTTTGGAACCAACACATTTAAGAAGCCATCAATAAATCTTTTGCAAATCCTGTTGAAGAGCCTCAAAGATCCCAACATCATCATTGTACTACTGTATGTTGTTTTATCCCTTTGTTTTGGGATAAAAAAACATGGGCTGAAAGGATGTTTGGATGGGGGAATTATACTAATTGCCCTGTTTCTTGCCATCAGTCTCTCTGCTTATTGTAACTATTGGCAGAAACAGCAACTTTATGAACTTTGCCGGCCAATTGAAACTGTCCCCATTCTTGTGATTAGGGATGGGAAGGATACGCGTATCACATTATCTGAAGCAGTTGTTGGAGATGTCATTCGCTTGAAAGCCGGAGATCAAATCCCTGCTGATGGGATATACATAGGCCAGCAATCTTTACAAATTGATGAATCAACCATAACAAGGAAAAATGACCTTGTGGAAGTTGACAATAGCAGCAACATGTTCTTGTTATCTGGTAGCAAGGTCTTGAAGGGTAACGGTCGAATGATTGTTACAGCAGTAGGCATGGATACAGCATTGGCAGAAATCATTAGTCCAGTTTGTGtcaatcatgatcataaatcacTTTTACAAAAGAAACTGCACAAACTGACCTCACAGATAGCAAAGGTTGGTTTGGCTGTTAGTTTCCTGGTTCTCTTAGTGCTGTTGGTCCGTTACTTCATAGGGAATATGCGAAACAATGGGAGAAAGTTGTTCATTGGAGGTAAGACAAGTATACAAGATGTATGGAAAGCCTTTCTTGGGATTCTAGCAACTCCAGTTGCAATTGCATCGGGTGCTATTCCAGAAGGTTTAACACTAGCTTGTGCACTAACCATAGCTTACTCAACCAAGAAGATGATCGCTGATCAAGCACTTGTTAGAAGTCTTTCAGCTTGTGAAGCAATGGCCTCTGCTACAGTGATTTGTACAAACAAGGAAGGCGTACTGACTGAAAACTCTCTGCAGGTCAGCCAGTTTTGGCTAGGCAAAGAGTATATTGGAAAAAGTACTTTCTCCTCATTCGCACCAGAAATTCTTGATCTGCTTCATGAAGGAATGGCGCTGAACACAACCAAGATCCCACCAGATGGATCTTCATTTGAACACATTGAGGATCAAATTCAAAAGGCAATTTTGGCCTGGGGCAACAAAAGCATGAATATGGATTTACAACAACTGAAAAAAAGCTGTACACTTGTCCATGCTGAAAGCTTCAACTCGGAATACCAAGGGCGTGTTTTGATAAGGAGGAATGCTGACAGCAAAGTACATGTGCACCACAAAGGAACTCCAGAGGCAATACTGGAAATGTGTTCACGTTACTACGAGGAGACAGGAGATGTCAAAGATATAAATGATGATGCTAGAGCAGCGTTGCAGCAAACAATTACAAATATGAAAAGGGATGGTTTGCAGTGTGTTGGTTTTGCATATAGAGTTGTGACAGCAGAACATCAGATTGATCATGAAGGGAATTTCCATCCCAAGCTCAAAGAAGATGATTCGATCTTATTAGCATTTGTCGGTCTGAAAGCCCCATGTAGAGAACAAGCACGGAAAGCTGTGATGAACTGCCAAGATGCTGGGGTGAAAATCAAAATCATTACAAAGGACGATATCCACACAGCTCGTGCATCAGCTATTGATTGTGGTATAATTGGTCCTGATCACAATACATCTACTGAAGAAGTCATTGAAGGAACAACATTCCAAGAATATACTGAAGATGAAAGATTGGAGAAAGTTGATAACATTCGTGTGATTGCAAGAGCCTCAACGCTGGACAAGCTTCTGATGGTACGATGCTTGCAAAAGAAAGGTCATGTTGTCGCAGTTACTGGAGACAGAGTGGGAGATGCAGAAGCGCTTAGAGAAGCCAATGTGGGGCTTTCACTGGGTAATCAAGGAACTGACACAGCAAGGAACAGCTCGGATATTGTCATCATGGATGATAACTTTGCTTCCATAGCTAGAGTTCTAAGTTGGGGAAGAACCACATACAACAATGTTCAGATATTCACCCAATACCAACTAACAGCAACTATTGCTTCTTTGGTGATAGACTTTGTGACAGCAATTTCAGCTAACGAGCCCGTGACCATCAACATTGTCACAGTAATTTCAGCAGGCAATGTTCCCTATGCAATGCTTCAGGTACTTTGGGTAAAGCTGATGGTGGGGACATTAGCAGCCGTGGCTCTCACTATCGACAAGCCTGGAACAAAGCTCATGCAACAGCCACCAACTGACAAAGATGAGCCATTTATAACCAATATCATGTGGAAAAATATACTGGGACAAGCGTTGTACCTGATCTCAGTGTTGCTTACCATCCAATTCACAGGTGAATCAGGATACCAATTAAGTGACAAGGAAAAGGACACAATGATCTTCAACATCTTTGTGCTTTGTCAACTATTCAACATATTCAACCTGAGAAAGTACGAAGGGGGTCTCCTCAGAGAGCTAAAAACAAAGCGGTTATTTTGGGGGATTGTGGGAATGATAGTCGTTATCCAAGTTGCGATGATTGAAATGCTGAAGAAGTTTGCATGTACAGAGAGGTTGAATTGGCAGCATTGGAAAGTTTGTATTGGGATAGCTGCTTTATCATGGCCAATTAGTTTGCTCATAAAATGCATACCTGTTCCAAACAAGCCTTTGTTTAGTTGTAGGAAAAGCCAGAACTTTAGTTACTCAAGATTTGGATCAAGTGCTAGGATATAG